GGTGCCCAACCCGCTCAGTCCTTCAGTTGGGATCTCAGCGACGGTAACAAGGGAGTAGAGCTCTTCCTTCGCATCTTCGTCGTCGTTCCTCTTGCGAGCAATGCGAACCCTGATCCTTCTTGGGACGCTCCTGATTCCTCTGCTCCAGATCTGCTTATTCAGCTTCACGTCAACCCTAACATCATGTGTTCCCATGGCCTTCTTGGCAAACTTCCTGATCTCTTTTATGGCGTTAGGAGCCTTCTTCTTGAATGTGCTGTTATGAAAAGGCATTGCAGAagagttattttaatgtttttcaatggttCAATAACAATGCACAAGCAAGAGAAATGACACATTCGCAAATGCTACTTATACAGAACCTACTATCTCTGCAGACTTTCAATAACATCAACATCTGAGACCGTAAGAGCCCTACACCCACAAATTTCAAGCCCAACCCTCTGGACTAGAACCTCTGTTTCATGCCCAAGCCGCAGCCAAGTAGCTTACACCATTACCATACTACAGTCCTACATGGCCATCTTTGAGCAGTCTCGCTTCCACTCACTGCCCTAATCCATCACAAAGAAACTTTATCATAACCTATGAATGTCCACCTGAAAAATCCAATTTCAGTCATACCCCACCTCTAATCACATTTTACCATGAAATCCATCGCCTTTTCCCTGCTCCCCATCATAAAAACCTGGTGTAACATTGTCCATCTCAAAACCCTCGCAAGAACTAACGAACTTGCTAGAAGACCCAGCTCGCCAGTTTTAATAACTAAGTTCTGCATTTGTTTTTCTGTTACTGCTTTTACGCCCGACACAAACATACATTCCGTTCTAGTTAAATAACTAATCATTCTAGTTAAATAACTAATCATAAAAGTAATATAGAAGTTCGATAACACACATGtaacacaaccacaacataGGAAATACTTccgaaaattttcaaacatacAAACCCATTCGAATACATATTGAAATCAAATGCCGACAACTCGAAAACCATATGAATCCAAATCCCAATCGAGAATCAGTACATAGAACAACACAATATGCAAAACAAGCAGCCGAAATcaaatatttacaacaaaaacaACTACTAGATGCAAAACTGACGAACCGAAAGCACGAATAATGCAAATATAAGAACAAATCACGAAACGTTGGGAAAATATAATACCAGCCATGGAGGCGCTTGTGGAGGTTGATGGTGTACTCTCTAGTCACCacctcctccttccttccctttgtcttctcaaccattttcacACTCTCCTTCTACCAACTGTACCTGCATATGCAAATCCTCacttcagaaaagaaaaaagaaaaaaaaacccacaatttaaaaatccaatctTGAAAGCAAAAACCCTAGATTTGAGCTATACGCCACCAGAAAATTAAGCATAAATATGAGtagaaaatattatattttcttcTGTTTTCCGTCGATTTCTCGGCGGCCAAACAGGGATTGAACAACTTCAGATGTACAAGTAAGATTTCATGGTAGGAGAAAtgggtggagagagagagagagagagagagagagagagaggaacctTTGGGGCGGGCTTGGAAGTGATGCAGaaagagaggaggaggaagaggcgCTGGGGGATCAACTAAAAATGGAGCGTAAAACCCTAGCTTCCACACCCTTATAAAGGTCTATCAGAGTCCCCTTCTTCTACTTATACGACGTGTCGCTTGTTGCCAATTAGAGATGGTAAACAACTGATCACGTCGTTTTGTTCTGT
This is a stretch of genomic DNA from Malus domestica chromosome 02, GDT2T_hap1. It encodes these proteins:
- the LOC103449941 gene encoding large ribosomal subunit protein eL31, translated to MVEKTKGRKEEVVTREYTINLHKRLHGCTFKKKAPNAIKEIRKFAKKAMGTHDVRVDVKLNKQIWSRGIRSVPRRIRVRIARKRNDDEDAKEELYSLVTVAEIPTEGLSGLGTKVIEEDE